GTCAATTTTCAGCCTGACACAATTAAAAAATCGAGCTTGACCTGACGCTTATCGCGCCGTATGGTTATTGGGCCAGCCCTATGAGGCCCAAGAATGTACCGTGCCGGACAGGTTAAGAGAAAACGATCTACTTGTCAGCTACACAAATATGGGCTTGAAAGATGAATGAATGTCTAGAGGCCTCTTGACGATGTTATCATGGGCTTATGAGCCCAACAGTTTGTCACTCTTGCCGGGGTGAAAGATGGCCCTCATGCCCGAGATTCGATCGAAATGAGCAAAGTAAGGACTAAAGAACCATCACAATACCATACCTAAATTGCATCACATAAAAAACTACAATCAAGGCGACTGTTCTAGATAGAGTTGAAATTACCCAAATAAGCAAAACCAGGGACACGGAACCATGATTCAGGTGCTTTTGGTGAGCAAATATAAggaatttcatcaaaatttgaaaagatatatatgaatttcctcaaagtataaaaattttatttgggtCGACATCCTGTAAGTTTATGGGATAGTCAGTGCGGTCACAGACCGTACAAGTGGCACAATATAAGAAGCATTCTCCTATGGGGCCAATTATTAATTACACAGTGGATCAATCTCTGGCAAGTATACGTGTACAGAATTCCTCGGCTCCTCCTATTGAAGGAAAGCCTGCATTTTCAACTTGAGCAGTATCTGTTGCGCAACCACTTGATGGCTAGCGCTATCCCAATGATTGCATTGACAATGCTAATAACGGCGACCATACCGACCCAGCTTTTTAGCGATCCATCAATCATGATGTCGAGTTTCTTTTTAGTTTCATCCGGGAGAACCAGTCTCAGTGCGGCGATAAAGGTGAAACCCAAGAACGTGACAGTGATGCAGACCGCGAGCGTCAGAAGCCACAGGCAGAGCCTGTTCTTGGGAGGGAACCCCGATATGAGCAAGAACAGCACCGCAAGAGACCCGACGAAAGATTTAGTGTCGTAGATAATGAAAGTCAGGTAGTTCTCAGGATTATAGTGTGCTAATATAGCACTCCCTCCGAAACATTTAGCACCTGTCTTGGTGTCCAGGTTGATGCAGCGCTCAAAATCGTCTTCTCTCTCGTCAAGAACTCCCCCAGGGGGTGTGATTGCTGACTGGAAGGTTATGCCTGATATCAACGTAGCCACCGTCATCAGTGCCCCCCGGTTGTATTCTATCCAGTCACTGACAGACTGCTCTAACTGATGAAAATACCCTAAGAATCCAACCAGTGCATTGGCAGCGGGTTTAATGTCTTTCTTATTATGTTCATCGAGTGCTAGTCGAGTCCGTGGTCTCACTCCAGCATTAATAAGAGCATCTTCAATCTCGATGGCAGCGAGATCCCGTGGGGACTGCTGTACGATGTCTATTGCACTCAAGCTGTTAGAGTTCAAGCTCTTTGCAAGTTCTCTTACTTTGGGTACTGAAAGCAAGAACTTCACCGCCTGCAAGACATGATGAATATTAAAGTGAAAAACATCGTttcacaaaaataataataataatgaaaagagAGATAAACATTGAAACATCCTCGATCCTAATTAAAATAAGCGGGCTaagaagggggggggggggggggggaggggaaTTAAATCGATGGTATATATTTAAAGCAAGGGCTCTTGATGCAATGACACAAGGCACCAACTTGAAATTAAGAGGTAATGAGTTTGATCATAATTAGTAGAATTTATATGCCCACTTTATTTCActttaattcttatttttgtaCTAGATTTATGAGTCTCCCTTATGACCAAACAAAGTATATGTTGCCTATTAAAgcataaattatattagaaAATTGGGCATAAAGTTTAAGCTTGATGGTTGTGAAAATAGccttatctatttatttatttatctatctatctatttttttattacgtCAATGTGCgcgcgcatatatatatatttatatttattataaaatcacGTGCAACTGTATTTTCATGAATTATCGCtattattagttatttttttaagaaataaaaatgtgACTGTGgtcataaataaatttaaataactcAGAGATACATTTCTTCGACGCATAATTTTGAGTATCAGCAAAGAGAATTTTGAATGGCGTAGAAAATCTTGTGATGATAGTCAATcaattgggggggggggggggggggggggggcctTCATGAATGGTAAAACAGTCTAAAAAACATgaaatgaattataatttGTCTAGATGATCTATAATAGGCATAGATACATTAAATGTATGGAGTAGGAAACAATAAAGGTAAACATAGAATTATGAAAGTTCGAGAAACAGTCTCTCATATAGATATTCACAACACATCATATAAACAGTTATAAGGTAAAAGAACTGGACTAATTAGTTGGGACTCGCTGCACTTTCggatattatattatacatactaggaaaagaagttaaaaattaaaagaaaagaaaaacctcatgcaaaattttttttttcaattataagaaAGGTCCACAGATCTAGTATAATTTCATGCATAAATTTTCAGTTACAATGAAGGTTTGTGAgtctagtacaataaaatgaaaatcctAATAGTTAATAGAGGGACATGAGTACTCCCACTGAGTATCAAACCTGAAAATTTTTAGTTACTAAATAAATACGTGCACTACTATGTCACGCCTTTTGGATACGTCATGTAGTAatttagagaaagaaaagcCATGGTCATATGTACTTGTATGCACTTAACGTACCTCTTCTTGTTTTAGCATCACGGCGAGATGCAAGATGGTGTTGCCATGAGCATCTCTCAGCTTCACTAATTCATTATCACTCGACGACTGCACCATAACTTTGAGTGCATCCAACTGGTTGTATTTCACGGACAGGTGTAGCGCGCTGTCCCCTCGGAGCGTCAGCCGAAGAGCGTCATCGCTGTCTGCCTCGAAGAAGCTGAAAAGCTCCCTGATGGCCTCGACTCTTCCTCTCATAGCGGCCAAGTGAAGGGGAGTCCTCCCCTCCCTATCCCGGACCAACCGAGCATCCGGGTAGGCACCCAGCAGTACTTTGAGGACCTCGGCATGCCCATTCGCCGCAGCCATGTGGAGCGCTGTGCATCCCTGTGCATCCAGCTCTGCCGCTAGATTGGCCCTGCGCTTCAAGATGGCTTTGGTGAATTCTAAATGCCCACGTAATGCAGCGACGTGAAGGGGGGTCTCGGGATAGGAAGCGAGGGAGAGTCTGTCGAGTACGAGAGGGTCTGTTCCAAGTAATGTTTCCAAGGTGGCTACAGATCCCAAAATGGCTGCCTCATAGAGACTTCCTAGGACTCTGTTGCCTTCAGACTCTATCTTACTGCAGCTTCCTATGTTATCTCCCATCTCAATATccatttctttctctcttcttgcGTTCGATCAATCTTTCGGTGCTCGAGTCGACTAACCTACATTCGCGGATTGGCTTATATATAGGTTAAAATGGAGAACTATTCTTTTTTAGCTTTCGCAGCTTTAGatgataataaatttttttttttgggttgaattagatgataataatattatcaatACTTCTTATGGTGTAATTCATTACCTACTATTTGGAAACTCAATACATCCAAACTAACCAAATTTGAGTTCTGTGATTCATCAAAGGGGGAAATTCTCGtaatcgtgaatttttttcccatAGGATACCCAAACCCGAAATCTAACTTaaaagaaacaaatgtcaACAGTCTACATAAATCCaccttaattaaaattatcataatttttatttgagaatGTAGCCCTCCCACCAGTccctttttttcggtgtgaaccaTAGTATTCGAAAGTCCAGTGagccccgactaatccaatcaagccggtcggcccactaagggataaaactctcccaatcaataatctttttcattcacaatattCGAACTCAAAATCTTACTTGATGAGAACAAGCGCCGAAATACTTAAACCAATCATCATTGATCCCACCCCTATCCTTCTGTTTTTCAACtagtcatttttatttttatttttattttttcacacgCACGGCTCCCTTATTGGTCTTCAAGGCTCCACCAGCCACGTTGGCATTCCATCACTATTCCATTAACGAAGTTGACACGGACCATTTTGTATAATAGAATCTAAAATGTTAAGTTGATTTCATAGAAAAAGGAATACCACTAGCTAAAATGTAGGGATGTGTATGAATAATGGTTATATCCGAAATTGGTTGGAATCTACCTGTTATAGTAGGGTTCGAATAACTCCAATTAAAAATAGGATAGAGTCCGGATAGTAATTtaaggaaccggtgaaaaATAAGTTTCGATTTCAATTCCAACACACAGGGTACTCACGGAACCAGTACTCGGGatctatattttttctaaaaaattattttatatttacataattctcCATGTGCGATATAATAACTACAAAATCCTAAagagagtttactttctttgtCTACTAAGAAGAGCtacatcatcttttttttctaaacaGCTACATAATCTTTTAATTACGCATTTACTTTACCCATTATATAAACATAAAGAGAACTACATAATTATTTAGTTTTGTGGATGGATGTGATCTGATTAATCTATATTgacatttatttgttttgtgtgattgtgaatgagatcttttcaattttagttatttatcTCATTTATTGgcttgaagagaaaaaaaattataagtttcAACAGGGTATCCggaacatataatataattcagGTTCTGAGTAAGTTCCGGTTCCAATTTCCAACAGGATACAGTCTGGTTTCAAAATC
Above is a window of Punica granatum isolate Tunisia-2019 chromosome 7, ASM765513v2, whole genome shotgun sequence DNA encoding:
- the LOC116214909 gene encoding ankyrin repeat-containing protein BDA1-like, encoding MDIEMGDNIGSCSKIESEGNRVLGSLYEAAILGSVATLETLLGTDPLVLDRLSLASYPETPLHVAALRGHLEFTKAILKRRANLAAELDAQGCTALHMAAANGHAEVLKVLLGAYPDARLVRDREGRTPLHLAAMRGRVEAIRELFSFFEADSDDALRLTLRGDSALHLSVKYNQLDALKVMVQSSSDNELVKLRDAHGNTILHLAVMLKQEEAVKFLLSVPKVRELAKSLNSNSLSAIDIVQQSPRDLAAIEIEDALINAGVRPRTRLALDEHNKKDIKPAANALVGFLGYFHQLEQSVSDWIEYNRGALMTVATLISGITFQSAITPPGGVLDEREDDFERCINLDTKTGAKCFGGSAILAHYNPENYLTFIIYDTKSFVGSLAVLFLLISGFPPKNRLCLWLLTLAVCITVTFLGFTFIAALRLVLPDETKKKLDIMIDGSLKSWVGMVAVISIVNAIIGIALAIKWLRNRYCSS